A window of Mucilaginibacter robiniae genomic DNA:
GCCAGTTCGATACGCATGCGCCAACCGCCCGAAAACTCGGAAGTTAGCCGGTTAAAGTCTTGGCGTTCAAACCCCAATCCTTTGAGCACCTTTTCCGCTTCGGCATCATAGTTGGTATCTTCAACACTATAAACTTTTTCGCTCAGTTCCGATACTCTTTCAATGAGCTTCATGTAATCATCGCTGTCATAATCGGTACGAATCGTTAACTGCTCGTTTAACTCATCCAGTTCCTTTTGCATCTGGTTTGCCTCGGCAAAAGCTTTCATGGTCTCTTCAAAAAGGGTAACCTTATCTTCGGTCAGCAAATGCTGCGGCAGATAAGCGATAACCGCCTCTTTCGGGCCGGTCACATTCCCGGTCGTCGGCTTGGCTACGCCGGCGATGATCTTGAGAATGGTTGATTTCCCCCGCCCCATTCTTGCCCATCAGGGCTATTTTATCGTTCTCATTGATGGAGAATGTTACGTCGCTGAATAGTGTGGTTCCGCCGAATGAAACGGAAATGTTATTGACATTGATCATGGGCAGTAAAGATAAACACTACTGGCGCACTTCACCGAGACCATTAAACAAATTCCGCTAACCTCAGTGTTGCCCATTAGCTTAACTATAGGCCAGTGCGAGCAGTAATGTAGAATATGGTATTAACAATCTAACGTCATTTACCTAGTTGTACCTCGTGCCTGTCTGATCGTTCAGATTCTTCAAGCCATGATCTCATTTTTCTTTGAGGTCGCTTGCAGCCTGAACTATCTGCTGCAACTCCTCGCGTTATTCCGGGATTTACGCTGCAATTTCTTACGTTTTTTATAAGGCATTTGGTGTGTAATAGGCTGATCTTTATAATTAAAATGTAAAAAAGGGCAGTTAAGGTCTTGCCGGTAGTAGCTGTTGGATAGCGAAGGCTGCAGGTATAACGCCGGCGCCACTTCGCTTGCGGCCTTTGGCACTTATTCCGTTTCCTTTTGCTACACCAGCCGGCACTTCCTGTGGCTTTTCTTTTGAAAGAATCACAAGAAAAACAAAGCAGAACCCGAAAGAGAAAAGCGAAAAAGATCTATTCACTTTAAATCTTAAAATTATGTTATCCACAGGAAGATTAACCGTCATGGCAGAAGTTGCCACCGCTAAAGGCGGCAAAACAGTAACCCATTTCACCGTGGTGCTCAAATAGCATTTTACCACCAAAGGTGGCGAAAAGCGTGGAAAGGCAACCTTCGTGAACTGCACCTAATGGATAAATCCCAACTTGGCCGATTACCTTGTCAAGGGCCTTTGTCGAAGTATACAGGTTGATGGAAGCCGAAGCCTAGAACGGCCGTCAGGGTATGACACATTCCCACTTAGTGTGCCATGTCGATTCTCTTAAACTATTTTCCGCAGGTGTCAAAGCCGAACATGCAGAAACTGCCCGAAAAGCTAAGCTTGCTGCAGTTGCATAGACCTCGGATGATGACGGTTTGCCATTCTAACCACCTGTAACCCAAATTTTTTATTTCATTTATCGGGAGCAGTAACACGCTCCCCAAAATTAAAAACTCATGGGACATAACCTCGCTATTCATCCGCAAACTCACGAATACAACGGCCAGCATATTCTTTCCCGCACCGTTGGGCCCCGCAACAACATACAGCTGCGGCGTCGGCATCAGCGGATCACTTTCAGCGTTTCGACAGTACCAGTCGTCGCATATATCGGAACAACCTCCCGGTGGTCGGCATAGATATGGACAACAATGTCCTTGGCGTCATAGGCACGGTCCCGAAAGCTGTTGTATAAGCCCCGGCTCAGTTTTTCCTGCTGAACGCCGGCTAAGGTTAACGCCACCATGTCGCCCCGTTTCGCAAGAGTACGCTCAAACACAGGTATGAAACAGGGTTTTGCCATACATAAAGATTTGTTTGTGTCGGTACAACCATTAAGAAGTGTTCCGCCTGCGAGAGCCACATGGTGTTTTGTAATAAGCAACGCAAAGAAGCATGCTTCTTAAGCCAGATGTTGTGTAATTCAGCATGCCCGAGGCAAAAAGTAAAAGCGCTCTTTTTTGGTAGCTGTTGCTTGTTTGATGAATCATATCATTGTTACGGAGCAAACTATCTATAAAGCGTTTTGAAGAGCGAAACAGTCAGGGCGTTAATTCAGGTATAAGTCATAATTTGGTGGTATGGTCCATGATATTCAGGGCTTTGCTGCTATTGAAGACGTGGTTAATCATAAAAGAGGTAAAATTAAACCACTGATAGCAACCATTTAGTATCCAGGCATCTGAACTAGCGATCAGCCGGCTTCCGGTAATTAAATATTTATCGGGCGCATTATCCAGGTGAATCTCCCAGGAGAACCCATGTTCTGCTGCGATTTCATAACATAAGGTCATCAGGCGGCCGCTGTTAGATACCGGCGTGTCAAATATCCAGGTTGTTTGTTTAACACCAAGCTTCTGTAATGCCAAGCCTGCCGAGATCAGCACCTCTTCGGTTTGCTTTACCCGCTTGTACGAACCATGTACAGAAGAAATGTCACGGTAACAGCCATCCAGGCCTTTAAAGACATAACCGCCTGATAAGAATGTTTCTAGTATAATTACAATATTAAACCCATCCAGAAAAATGGTCTTCTCTTGCAGGTGATCAGCTGAGACCTCTTTAGCGCGACGACATTCGATATCGTTTGCCGAGCACGCCATACCTTGCAGCGCGAGGATCTGCCGCTGCCGCAACCGGTACCGATTGCCCACTAATGCCAGCGTAGCTCGCGGAGGATAGTCTTTGCTCAGGAGATAATACATGTCATTTAACGCCGACGAAAGCTTATCACGTTGAGCATCTAAGCCAAAAAGCTCCTCGTCACGCGGATCCTTTCCTCTGTTCCTGCGCTTTTCATGTTCCTGATCATTCATTTTTGTCATTATTTATGCGCTACCAGTGTTGTGTGTTCTGCGATTACCATCAGCCTTAGATTACTCGTAGGGAAATCATCCAGGAATAAAGATCATATATCCTTAAACGGTCGTTTTGGGGAATGTTTCAATTGGATATTGATGCTTTTGACTGGTTAAACGCTCGGAAGTTCTATTTGTTGACTTGGATCAATGCCGGCCCATAATTGACGCCATACCTTTGCTGCATTATTCAATTAAACTTAAATATGGCGTTTCATTTACCACCATTGACTTCCAAAGCCCCCAGAGTTCTCCTGATTATCTTTACGATCATTTTTACAGAATTCCTGATCATGGGCGTTTGCCTTGGCATTCTGCCCGGCTTCGTTCACAACACCCTACAATTCAGTAATTTCGTAGTGGGTGTGATTATCGGGCTGCAATATCTATCTACCTTGCTGACCCGGCACTTGGCCGGCCAGTCGGCCGATATCAAAGGTGGTAAGCCGACCGTCCTGACCGGTCTTATTCTGTCTGTTCTGTCCGGATGCTGTTGTGTGATCGGCAGTATCATAACCGGTTTTCCTATAGCAAGCCTTATCCTTTTGGGTACCAGTCGTGTGCTGCTGGGCATAGGTGAGAGTTACCTCGTCATTGGTGTTTTTGCCTGGGGATTCGTACTGGTGGGGCCAAGTAACACCGGCAAGGTCATGGTGTGGAACGGTTTAGGCATGTACGGCGGTATGGCCTGCGGTGCGCCTTTAGGTATCTACCTGCAAACACAATTCGGATTAAAGGCTGCATTTGTGGCTATTATCCTGATGCCGGTAATTAGTTACACTGCAACCTGGCTATTACCCAAGCTTCCACTCATTCAGGTTGAAAAGCGGCTGCCCTTTTACAAAGCGGTTAAAATAGTCTGGCGCTCAGGTGCAGGGCTTGCGCTGGCCAGTATCGGGTTTGGTGGGATAGCCTCTTTTATCACCTTATACTTCGCCCGGCAAGGATGGGCAGATGCTTCAATGGCACTAACTGCCTTTGGGTGCGGTTATGTGGTTACGCGCTTGTTCTTTGCTCATTTTCCAGATAAATTTGGCGGCGCAAGTGTAGCGATTGTTTCCCTGTTTGTTGAAGTCATCGGCCAGCTATTAATCTGGCAAGCCCGAAACGGAGAGATGGCCATAATCGGTGCGTTGCTCACCGGGGCAGGCATGTCACTGGTATTTCCGTCTTTTGGCCAAATGGCTATCAAAGGCGTATCTCCAGCAAACCGGGGAATGGCCATGGCCGCCTACAATGCGTTTTTCGATCTGGGCATGGGGCTTACCGCTCCGGTTGCCGGTTTGGTTTCTAAAGGGGAACATTATGACCGTATTTATTTATTGGGCAGTGTGGCAGCCGTCATCGGATTAAGTTTAGCTTTGCAGGCCTACCGGAAAGGAAGAGGAGCAGCATCGAGGTTTATAATTGCAGAACAGGCGAAGGAGCAGTCATGAGTAAGAAAAACTTAGCGGCATATATCAGTAAGATCGTTTATTTGACAGAAGAGCAAATGACTTTTGTGCTGCAACATTTCAAACCATTCTCGTTCAAAAAGAATCAACTACTAGTCCATATCGGTGAAGTCAACCAGTTTATGAACTTTGTAGAAAAGGGTTGTGTCAGGTTTTACTTTCTGAAAGAAGACGGGCTGGAAGTTACCCGGCATATTGTTTTTGAGCAGCAATTTGGCACTGGGCTGGCCAGTTTCATCACGGGCAAGCCTTCAGAGGAAGCCTTGCAGGTAATGGAGGATTCTGTTTTGCTACGTATCAGCCGGAAAGACTTTTACTACTTATTAGAGATGATACCCGCATGGGAGAAGTTTTACCGGGACTACCTGGAATATGCTTATACCAACAACTTGAACATTTTTCAGAGGGGGGCCACCAAAGATGCGGGTGAACGCTACAAAGAGCTGCTTCGAATAAATCCGCAGATCATCAAACGATTGCCCAATAAGGTGGTGGCCTCTTATCTGAACATGTCTCCTGAAACACTCAGCCGGTTAAAATCCAAGCATTAATAGCTAATTCGCATCCTGTTTTCTCCGGTTGTCAGGCTGAAATAGGTACGACAAATACAGTAAGTACTTGATGACAATTGTATATTGCCTGCCTGGCAAGTTAAACACTTAGGGGCACTGATATAGTAAAGATAAATGCGCATTGCACCTGGAGAACACGACACATTGTTGTTTTTAATCCACGACTGATAAAGATTGGCTTTGATGAACAGATGCCCGGCGAGCTTTGAGAATCATATAGATCCCATAAAAAGAAGTTGAAAGGGCCAAGCCTACACCGGTAAAGACAAGCATCGGCATTTGGCTAATCGTGTGGTTAAGGGTAAGCATAATGGCTAACAAAGCAACAAGTGTACTCCAGATGCCGATGTAAATATCCATCTTCCTTTTAAATACTTTAGCTAGCGGAAAAAAGTGTAAGCCAACGGCCAGGGCAATGGCAGGCACCTGCAGTTCAGGATGATGAAGGTTGGCTACGATATTGACGGCTAGAAATACGCCGATACCCTCGCCCGTACATATCATCATAAATAATTTCTCTCTTCTTTTCACTTCTTGCTGATCAGTAAATGAGGTATCAGGTACGGGTAAACGTTGTGCTGCCTGGTGAAGCTGAAAAGCATAGTATACAAAAAATATACAGGCTATCAGAAACACGCTCAATAGCCATCTATAAGGAGAGTTTCTCAACCCGTAATAAGCAATACCATTCCAAAGAAGTGTGAACACGGTCATCAGTATTAAGCCGGCAACCATCTGTTTTGCGGATTTGATATCAAGTAAGTTTGATTGTTTATTCATTTATGGATTGAAAAGCTCAATATTAATAAAATACATCTAATATCGCCTTTAAAGAAGTCCGTGATTAAACCATTGAAGTTCATATAAAGTATAGGTCTCTCATAGATACTTATGATGCATCAAGTAAAAAGCTCCCGTTTGTTAAATCATGCTATTAGAATAGTAGTAAAACTATTCATTCATATTACTTTGATTTTTTAAGTTAATAATTGTCATGCATTGGTGAAACTAACTGATCGTTCACTCTTTCATAGATACTTACTGTGCTTACACTTTTCAGCGTGTTTAATCCTCATCGGAAAAGATGCCATAGTGGACACCCTGAAATTTTGATGATTGCCAGTATTCAAAACATAAAAAAAACAAACAGCCAAATTTGAAGAGTTTTGTACACTTTGGGAATGTATTTGGCAGAAAATGGACGGTACAAGCGTACCTTATCATACAGCTTTTATGTTCAATGTTTTATAAATTTTTCAAATCGGCGCTCACCAGTTGCTACCAATCTTTATATTATTAGGCTGTAATTGACTACAATATTAATTTTGGAACATTCCTGGAAATACAAAGGTTTGATAATAATGAAAGTTGAGCGAATTCTTATATTTAATGCTACTTTTTTACTTTCAGAGTTCAATATTGGTTTGTAAGATCAAAAGTTTGGAAGTAATAAAGTTCAGCAGGACACTTTCGAAATTTAAGATAATTTTTCCGTGAGTTTTACCCATCTTAACTCCATGAAAAACATCGCCTTCTTTATTACATTCATAGCAGTATGCTCGTGCAGCAAATCGCAAACCATGCACGGCACCAACCCGCAGAATATTGCTGGTTTCCTGAATTTGAAAACTTATAAGCCTACAGCTGTTGAATATCACCTGACACGGCTTGGCGATGGCAGACTCGGCCCTTCTGACTATACCCTTGAGGCTGTACTGTATTATGATGCCGCTACTTTTGCTAAACTCAAGAAAAAATACTATAGCATAAACTATACTGCCCCGGACAAAAGCAGCAAGGATTTCGACTTTAAATGGTTACCGAAAGCCGTTAAAGATGAACTGGCCAAAAGCTTGAAAGAATATACCGGCCATCCCGGTGCGGTATTAAGCCGTAACCCTAACTGCATGCTGTGGTTTTTGAGCAATAAGGTACTGGTGTCTTACTTTACTATGTAAGCCATGATAAATAGCTATTTTAAACACAATTCAAATAAGTTTGATATACTCTGAAAAGCTGTGTTTACCGGGAATGTGTATTGAATTCAAAGAGTTAATGTTAGTGCTTATCCTATATCAATGCTTAACAACGAGTTACAACAAAAATGCAGTTAATAGCCCCTTTTCCGGTCTTTTAACCCTAACAGGATTGATTTCGAACCATTTGATAAAAGATTTAAAGAATTTCTTAGTATTTAATTAGTGGTTTGCGGCCAGTTTGGAAAATAACAACTTTAATTTATGCGGCGGAATTTTGTTTTACATTCCCCGTTGTACAGTCACTTAATAAATTGAGAAGCGATTAACTTGATATTGAATTTTAAAAACAATCTTGCAACATTTGATTGGCAGGATTTAATCATTCTGTATTAAAATTAGCGGATAGGGGAGCCGTTTTAAAAAATTCAACGCCTTTATACCAGATATTTAAGTGTGGAGTGATTCTGTAACCCTCCCTTAGTTCGGACTGGTATTTTATAGACTTATTGATTCAAAAGTATAATTATTGTTGTTTGAACTGTGGAGATGCCCCAGGAAACTCGGTAGAGTTTCTGGTATCTCCACAGTTTAGCCGCTTGTACAAGTCTGGCGTTATACCTCCCAGTGCTTCATGCGGCCTGCTGTAATTGTAATCTTCCATCCATTCATCGGCTAAAATCTGTACCTGGTTGATGTCTTCAAATAAGTAAGCATCGAGTATATTCTCCCGAAAGGTTCGGTTAAAGCGTTCGATGTATCCATTTTGCATAGGCTTGCCCGGCTGCGTATATTGTACCTCAATGCCTTTACTCGCACACCAGTCTTTGAACTCTTTACTGATGAATTCAGGGCCATTATCTACCCTGATGCAACTGGGTTTACCTTGCTCATGAATGCTTCGCTCCAATATCTGTGTTACCCTGGTTGCTGGCATTGTATGGGCAGCTTCAATCGCGATAACCTCTCTATTGTAATCATCGATAATGTTGAGCGTACGGAACCTTCTCTTGTTCATCAGCACATCGCACATAAAATCCATAGACCAGGTATCTCCAGCCTGCTCAGGCACTACTAACGGCACTTTAACCCTTGCCGGTACACGTCTGCGCACCTTGCGGCGCCTATTCATGCCCAGCAGCAGGTAAACACGTCTTACACGCTTGTAATTCCATAGCAAGCCCTGCTGCCGAATTCTGCTGTAATACAGATCCTGACCCTCGGTGGGGTGCTTTTCGGAGAGTTCCAGCAACTTATCTGGTGGTCTCTGAATCATCTCTGACGTTCTTATAATAATACATGGATTTGGGCAGCCTCACTACCCGGCAAGCCCTGCTAATACTTACCTGACGGAACTCCATCAAGTAACGGGGCCATGTCTTTACGCTGGCAGGGCTTCAGAACTTTTTTGAGAGTACGTCTTTTAGTAAACTATGATCTAAAGCCAGCTCTGCATACATATGCTTCAGTTTACGGTTCTCTTCCTCCAGCTCTTTCAGCCGCTTCAATTCCTGGCTGTCCATACCAGCATACTTTTTACGCCAGTTGTAAAAGGTGGATTTGTGCACGCCCAGTTCGCGGCATATGTCGTTTAGCTCACGGCCACCTTCATACTCTTTGATGGCCTTGCGGGGTCTGTGCTTCGGTAATGATCGAGTTCTTCATCGTTTGACTATTTAAAGTTAAGACTTTTCGTCCTCTAAGCAGTCCGATTTTCAGGAGGGGTTACAGGCCGGAAGGTTATCCGGACGAACATACATTTTTCATTTACACGGTAGATGAAGACTTTTAGCAAAGTCTGGGAATGTCCCGACTTTCTGCGTGTGCTTCATCGGTTAATCAATCCTTATATTTGTTGCCAACGATATGATCATTTTGACGTCCTGTTATGCTTGAACAGCTTCCGAATAAATCCACACTTGCCATAGAGATCTGGACAGCCTACCAACAGCACTTTAAGCGTATCGAGGTCCCAGCTAAATCTATCCTGTTAGCAGAAGGTGATGTGGCTCATAAATTATTTCTTATTGAAAAAGGATGTATAAGGGCATGGCACAATGACGACGGCAAAGAGATTACCGGCCAGTTCTTTTTTGAAAACAGCAGCGTTTCTTCTATTGAAAGTTTGAAGAAAAGCATTCCTAGCCCGATCACAATCGAAACTTTGGAACCCTCGGTGATCTGGTGGATCGATAAAGCCGATCTGGATAAGCTTATCGCAGAGATCAAGGAGGTTCCGAGGCTACGCGATATGCTGATCGATGCGCTCTTCGAACGGACATTTGATTACATTAAACAGTTCTCCACGTCTATTCGCGATTCGCCTGAACAGCGGTATCAAAAATTGATGCAGGACCGCCCTGAGATTGTTCAGCGTATTCCGCAGCATTATATTGCTTCTTTTCTGGGCATTTCGTCGGTACATCTCAGTCGTATTAAAAACAGGATCGCAAGAAGCAAATAAGCTATTTGATAACAAATGTTATCGTTTTACCGGGACGGGTTGATCTACTTTTGAAAAATAAACAAAAGAAATGAAAGCGATAGTAATGTTTCAAAAAGGTGGAACGCCGCAATATGTAACGAATTTCCCCGAGCCAGGAATAACCGGTGATGACCAACTGATGATGACGGTTCAGGCCGCTGCCATCAAACACCTGGACAGATCCATGGCCAGCGGTAAACACTACACTACGGAAGGTGACCTAACCAAAGCCAAAGTCATTGGTGGAGACGGCGTTGGCCTGTTGGAAGATGGCACCCGGGTTTTCGCACTGGGCGTGACCGGAACAATGGCTGAAAAAGCGGTGATCGATAAAAAAAGAATGGTGGTTTTGCCTGGAGGTATCGCGCCTGCCATAGCCGCTGCTTTACCCAACGCTGTGGCAGGTTCTGTTATGGCATTACGCTACAGGGCGGACATGCAATCCGGAGATACGGTGCTGATCAATGGTGCTAGGCTTCACTGGCCGGATTGGCGTTCAGGTAGCCAGATTGTATGGTGCAAAGAAGATCATTGCTACAGGCAGGAACGAGCAATCGCTAAAAGACCTGCTGGAACTGGGCGTAGACGCGGTCATCACTATCCGTCAGGATGATAAAAGTTTTATCGAGCAGATAAAAAACATCCACCGGGCTACGCCGATCGATGTGGTGGTTGATTATATATGGGGACATCCCACGGAGATGATTCTGGAGGCACTTAAGGGCGAA
This region includes:
- a CDS encoding DUF434 domain-containing protein, which encodes MNDQEHEKRRNRGKDPRDEELFGLDAQRDKLSSALNDMYYLLSKDYPPRATLALVGNRYRLRQRQILALQGMACSANDIECRRAKEVSADHLQEKTIFLDGFNIVIILETFLSGGYVFKGLDGCYRDISSVHGSYKRVKQTEEVLISAGLALQKLGVKQTTWIFDTPVSNSGRLMTLCYEIAAEHGFSWEIHLDNAPDKYLITGSRLIASSDAWILNGCYQWFNFTSFMINHVFNSSKALNIMDHTTKL
- a CDS encoding MFS transporter, whose protein sequence is MAFHLPPLTSKAPRVLLIIFTIIFTEFLIMGVCLGILPGFVHNTLQFSNFVVGVIIGLQYLSTLLTRHLAGQSADIKGGKPTVLTGLILSVLSGCCCVIGSIITGFPIASLILLGTSRVLLGIGESYLVIGVFAWGFVLVGPSNTGKVMVWNGLGMYGGMACGAPLGIYLQTQFGLKAAFVAIILMPVISYTATWLLPKLPLIQVEKRLPFYKAVKIVWRSGAGLALASIGFGGIASFITLYFARQGWADASMALTAFGCGYVVTRLFFAHFPDKFGGASVAIVSLFVEVIGQLLIWQARNGEMAIIGALLTGAGMSLVFPSFGQMAIKGVSPANRGMAMAAYNAFFDLGMGLTAPVAGLVSKGEHYDRIYLLGSVAAVIGLSLALQAYRKGRGAASRFIIAEQAKEQS
- a CDS encoding Crp/Fnr family transcriptional regulator, which gives rise to MSKKNLAAYISKIVYLTEEQMTFVLQHFKPFSFKKNQLLVHIGEVNQFMNFVEKGCVRFYFLKEDGLEVTRHIVFEQQFGTGLASFITGKPSEEALQVMEDSVLLRISRKDFYYLLEMIPAWEKFYRDYLEYAYTNNLNIFQRGATKDAGERYKELLRINPQIIKRLPNKVVASYLNMSPETLSRLKSKH
- a CDS encoding IS3 family transposase, whose protein sequence is MIQRPPDKLLELSEKHPTEGQDLYYSRIRQQGLLWNYKRVRRVYLLLGMNRRRKVRRRVPARVKVPLVVPEQAGDTWSMDFMCDVLMNKRRFRTLNIIDDYNREVIAIEAAHTMPATRVTQILERSIHEQGKPSCIRVDNGPEFISKEFKDWCASKGIEVQYTQPGKPMQNGYIERFNRTFRENILDAYLFEDINQVQILADEWMEDYNYSRPHEALGGITPDLYKRLNCGDTRNSTEFPGASPQFKQQ
- a CDS encoding transposase: MKEYEGGRELNDICRELGVHKSTFYNWRKKYAGMDSQELKRLKELEEENRKLKHMYAELALDHSLLKDVLSKKF
- a CDS encoding Crp/Fnr family transcriptional regulator, translating into MLEQLPNKSTLAIEIWTAYQQHFKRIEVPAKSILLAEGDVAHKLFLIEKGCIRAWHNDDGKEITGQFFFENSSVSSIESLKKSIPSPITIETLEPSVIWWIDKADLDKLIAEIKEVPRLRDMLIDALFERTFDYIKQFSTSIRDSPEQRYQKLMQDRPEIVQRIPQHYIASFLGISSVHLSRIKNRIARSK
- a CDS encoding MDR/zinc-dependent alcohol dehydrogenase-like family protein, with protein sequence MKAIVMFQKGGTPQYVTNFPEPGITGDDQLMMTVQAAAIKHLDRSMASGKHYTTEGDLTKAKVIGGDGVGLLEDGTRVFALGVTGTMAEKAVIDKKRMVVLPGGIAPAIAAALPNAVAGSVMALRYRADMQSGDTVLINGARLHWPDWRSGSQIVWCKEDHCYRQERAIAKRPAGTGRRRGHHYPSG